The window TATACTTTTGCTGTAACTGCTCCCGGTTTTTGTTAAAATTTCAAGGTGCCCCTGAGTGGCTTCCCGCAGGCCCCAGTCAGGGTTGAGTTCGTATATTACCTTTTGGGCCAGTTTCAGCACATTTTTATCTTTGAGCCGCTCCGGCGTAAAATGCTTCAGTGCCACATCCTGATGATAAAGTGCGGTGGCCACCGTAAACGGAATACTGAACTTGGCATCAATCACCGTCTGGGGGATTTTTTTAGCCGTTTCCGGCTCGCAGAGCATTCGATTGAAGGAACTGACGACCACTCGAATCCGGTCGATATTCGCCGGCTGCAGGGCGTGGCTTTTGGCGATATGCAGCGCTGCTTCGATATAGGTATGCGTGCCTCTGCAAGCTGGCCAGGGCTTGAAACTGATGTTGGCCCCTTCAAAGGTCGTTCCCAACCCGTCAAGCAATTGATTCGCGTCATACCGGCCGTTGGCGTAGAGGCTGAAAAGACCTGCGTTTCCTTCGAAAGGGTGGTCGAATCCCTTCACGCCTCTTTGGGCCAGCCTGGCGGAAAGCACGCCCGCTTTTGCAGCGAAAGCGTCCCGAATGGAGCGAATATCCGAGCGGGGGCTGTACCGCAGCTCGGCACTGCATGTAGCCTGGCAGAGCGTCAAAGAAAACAGGTCGAGCATCTGGATTTCGTTAAGGTTCAGCAGTTTTCCGGCGGCTGCGGCCGCTCCGAAGGAACCGAGAATCGGTGGAATATACCAGCCATATTCTCCGGGATTTACCTTGAGCGCCAAACCCAGACGGCAGACAAGGTCGCATCCCACCGCCAGGGAAGCGATGAACGCTCTTCCGTCTATCGGTCCGGCGGCTTCGGCGATTGCCAAGGCGGCCGGTACGGTTGCGGCGTTGGGGTGAACCAGCGCCAGGTCGTGGGCATCCTCGAAATCGAGCGCATGCGCCATGGCGCCATTGGCGAAAGCCGCCATGGGGGCCGGGACTCTGTTCCGAGAACCTAGAATGGTACTTTCCTTTTTGCCGCCGCTTTCAATGGCGAGTTCGACAAACGGGCGGCATTCCCGGCACAAGCCACCGGCGGCCAGTGTAACCCCCAGGGCATCGAGCAGGCTCATTTTGGCCATGGCCACGGCATTTGCCGGAAGATCCTCATATCGGGTATCGGCCACGTATTGAGCTAAAACGGATGACGCACTCATTTGCTTGGAATGGAACTTTTTATTTTTCATGGTGCATTCACTGGTTTGCGCTTTTTTTTTACGGCGTGTGCGCATGAGAACCCTCATGTGGCAGCACGGTGATATTGGGTGCCGACAGCACGCTCAACATGCCGATGACATTTGCAGCGGCAAAGAGAATCCAGGCTGCCTGATAGTGCCCGTAGGTATCGAAAAAAAATCCTGCCAACGGCTGGCCGGAGATGCTGCCGATCATGGCCAGTCCCTGGGAGACACCGACAATGGACCCCAGTCGCCTTCTACCGAAATATTCCCGCAAAAGCGCCGGTATCATGGGCACCGGACCGCCGTAGCCGATGCTGAACATCACGAGTACCGGCAACAGGAACCATCCGGCCGATTCGTTGAGCAGGGCAAAGCCGAACAGGCTGGCGGCGGTCAAGCCGACACCGGCTGCAGTCACACGCCGCTTGTCCAGCCGGTCGCCAAACCAGCCGAATCCCAGGCGCCCCACGACACTCATGACCGGAATGGCGCCGGCCGCGATTCCGGAAGTGAATCTGGGAATGCCGATGCTGCTCAAGTAGGGCATCACATGCGTCAACACAGCGTGAATGGCAAAAACATGACAGGTAAAGGTTATTTGAAAATGCCAAAACGCCCGTGTTCGAAGCGCCTGTCCAACACTGAATGCCGTTTCAAACGCCCGGGAAGGCTTGATGGGTCCCGCACCGTCTGCTGCCCCATTGAATTTCGGCACGACCCCGTCCGGCAAAAGGCCGTAGCGCTCGGGGCTGTGCCGTACAAAGGCTCCCAGAGATATCAGGATCAGCCAGGTTCCCACGCCAAAAGTGATCATGGCCGTCCGCCAGCCGAACGTGTCGACAAAGATGGTTACGACGGGGACCAGCAGACCGCCGGCTGCGGTGCCGCTCAAGACAATGCCGGTGGCCAGCGACACATTTTTCTGGAACCAGTTGCCGACAACCGTCACCGGTACCACACCGATGCAGGTGCTGTTTCCGATGGCAATGAGGGCAAATGCGCCGTAAAAGGCAGCCAGGGAATCGATTCGACTCAATATCGTGAGGCCGGAGCCGGTGATCAGAGCTCCGATGATGATCAGCTTGCGCGGACCCACTCGGTCCAGCATGATTCCCACGATGGGTGCCAGCAGGCCGATTTCCAATCCGCGAATGGATGCCGCAATCGATACACTGGCATAGCTCCAGCCGAACTCGTCGGCAATGGGTTTGAAAACGGATGTAAATCCGAATGAGATAATACCGGAGACGTATGCCGTAATGAAAAAGAGCGCACTTAAAACCCACCAGCCGTAATAACACTTAAACCGATGCATAGTCCGTTCGTTTGATA is drawn from Deltaproteobacteria bacterium and contains these coding sequences:
- a CDS encoding MmgE/PrpD family protein, whose translation is MRTRRKKKAQTSECTMKNKKFHSKQMSASSVLAQYVADTRYEDLPANAVAMAKMSLLDALGVTLAAGGLCRECRPFVELAIESGGKKESTILGSRNRVPAPMAAFANGAMAHALDFEDAHDLALVHPNAATVPAALAIAEAAGPIDGRAFIASLAVGCDLVCRLGLALKVNPGEYGWYIPPILGSFGAAAAAGKLLNLNEIQMLDLFSLTLCQATCSAELRYSPRSDIRSIRDAFAAKAGVLSARLAQRGVKGFDHPFEGNAGLFSLYANGRYDANQLLDGLGTTFEGANISFKPWPACRGTHTYIEAALHIAKSHALQPANIDRIRVVVSSFNRMLCEPETAKKIPQTVIDAKFSIPFTVATALYHQDVALKHFTPERLKDKNVLKLAQKVIYELNPDWGLREATQGHLEILTKTGSSYSKSIKQAYGHPQHPLLQEDITAKFISCAGNAANRIPPAKLKAACESILGLEKMPDVRKLVKLLLPDT
- a CDS encoding MFS transporter, which encodes MHRFKCYYGWWVLSALFFITAYVSGIISFGFTSVFKPIADEFGWSYASVSIAASIRGLEIGLLAPIVGIMLDRVGPRKLIIIGALITGSGLTILSRIDSLAAFYGAFALIAIGNSTCIGVVPVTVVGNWFQKNVSLATGIVLSGTAAGGLLVPVVTIFVDTFGWRTAMITFGVGTWLILISLGAFVRHSPERYGLLPDGVVPKFNGAADGAGPIKPSRAFETAFSVGQALRTRAFWHFQITFTCHVFAIHAVLTHVMPYLSSIGIPRFTSGIAAGAIPVMSVVGRLGFGWFGDRLDKRRVTAAGVGLTAASLFGFALLNESAGWFLLPVLVMFSIGYGGPVPMIPALLREYFGRRRLGSIVGVSQGLAMIGSISGQPLAGFFFDTYGHYQAAWILFAAANVIGMLSVLSAPNITVLPHEGSHAHTP